The nucleotide window GCAACTTCATTGAGCCGATGGAGGGGTCGCGGACGGGTCAGAACATCCCGCATCTCAAGGAGTCGCTGGAACGGATCGCCACGGGGTTGCGGATTCCGGTTGACCGGCTGAGGCAGCGACTCGAGGAATCGCGAGGCAAGCTGTTTGAGGCGCGGCGGGAGCGGGCGCATCCGGGCAAGGACGACAAGGTGCTGACGGACTGGAACGGTTTGATGATCGCGGCGATGGCGAAGGCGGGCCGCGTGCTGGACGAGCCGGCGTATGTTGAGGCGGCTCGCGGCGGAGCGGAGTTCGTTCTGGGACGGATGCGGAAAGAAGATGGAAGACTCCTGCATCGCTACCGCGAGGGCGAAGCGGGCATTGAGGGTAACCTGGATGACTATGCATTTCTGGTCTGGGGCCTGATCGAGTTGTACGAGGCGGAGTTCGAGGTGGGGCTGCTCCGGACGGCGTTGGCGCTGAACGGTCTGATGCTGGCGGATTTCTGGGATGAGAAGGAGGGCGGTCTGTTTTTTGCGGCGGAGGGGGCCGAGTCGCTTCTGGTGCGTCAGAAGCAGGTTTACGACGGCGCGGTTCCGTCGGGCAATTCGGTGGCGATGCTGAATTTGCTGCGGCTGGGTCGGATCACGGCCAACAGCGATTTTGAGGTCAAGGCGGACCGGCTGGCCCGGGCGTTCGGCTCAGACGTGGAGCGGCTGCCGGCGGCGTACACGCAACTGCTGGTTGCGATCGACTTCGGGATCGGGCCGACATTCGAGTTGACGGTGGCTGGGAAGAAGGAGGCCGAGGACACGCAGCGGATGCTGCGGACGGTGCATTCGAAGTTCGTGCCGAACAAGGTGGTGATCCACCGGCCGTCCGGCGAGGACGAACCGGAGATCGCGCGGTTCGCGGAGTTCGTCAAGAATCAGACCACACTGGACGACCATGCCACGGCCTACGTGTGCGTGAACTACGCGTGCCAGGAGCCGACCACGGATCCGGAGCGGGTGGTTGAACTGTTGGAGAGCAGGTCGCCGTAAGAGAAGAAGGAAGCCAGAATGAAGAGTTGGGGCGGTGGTTGAGGGTTTCGCGTCGGTGTTCCTGCTGGAAATCGGATGGTCCGTCAGCTACACTTATGGGTCTTTACCCGGTGAGCTTGTCGGATCATGCTGGAGTTTAGGATATCACATTGCGACGCGGGCAGTTGCGCCCGGACGGGCGTGGTGACCACTCCGCACGGGTCGTTTCAGACGCCGGCGTTCATGCCGGTAGGGACTCGGGCGGCGGTCAAAGGGTTGATGCCGGACCAGGTGGCGGGGACGGGGACGGAGATTCTGCTGAGTAATACGTATCACCTGTTCGTTCGGCCGGGAGTCGAGGTGGTGGCCGAGGCGGGTGGGCTGCATCGGTTCATGGGTTGGTCGGGTCCGATTCTGACGGACAGCGGGGGGTTTCAGGTTTTCTCGTTGGCTTCGCTGTCGCGGATTGACGAGGACGGGGTGGATTTCGCGTCGCACGTGGACGGTCGGCGGCTGCGGCTCGATCCGGAGACGGCGACGCGGATTCAGGAGCAGCTCGGGGCGGACATCATCATGGCGTTCGACGAGTGTCCACCGTGGCCGGTGGACCGTGAGCGGGCCAGACTGGCGTGCGAGCGGACCGTCCGCTGGGCGCAGCGGTGCCGCGACGCGCACCGCCGCGAGGATCAGGCCTTGTTCGGCATCGTGCAAGGGTCGCTGTTTCCGGAGCTTCGGCAGGGGTGTCTGGATCGGCTGGTGGAGATGGAGTTTCCCGGGTACGCGCTGGGGGGACTGTCGGTGGGAGAGAGTCCGGAGCAAATGTACGGGATCGTCTCGGAGTTTGCTCCGAAGCTGCCGGCGGACCGGCCGCGGTACTTGATGGGGGTGGG belongs to Phycisphaerae bacterium and includes:
- a CDS encoding thioredoxin domain-containing protein, which gives rise to NFIEPMEGSRTGQNIPHLKESLERIATGLRIPVDRLRQRLEESRGKLFEARRERAHPGKDDKVLTDWNGLMIAAMAKAGRVLDEPAYVEAARGGAEFVLGRMRKEDGRLLHRYREGEAGIEGNLDDYAFLVWGLIELYEAEFEVGLLRTALALNGLMLADFWDEKEGGLFFAAEGAESLLVRQKQVYDGAVPSGNSVAMLNLLRLGRITANSDFEVKADRLARAFGSDVERLPAAYTQLLVAIDFGIGPTFELTVAGKKEAEDTQRMLRTVHSKFVPNKVVIHRPSGEDEPEIARFAEFVKNQTTLDDHATAYVCVNYACQEPTTDPERVVELLESRSP
- the tgt gene encoding tRNA guanosine(34) transglycosylase Tgt, encoding MLEFRISHCDAGSCARTGVVTTPHGSFQTPAFMPVGTRAAVKGLMPDQVAGTGTEILLSNTYHLFVRPGVEVVAEAGGLHRFMGWSGPILTDSGGFQVFSLASLSRIDEDGVDFASHVDGRRLRLDPETATRIQEQLGADIIMAFDECPPWPVDRERARLACERTVRWAQRCRDAHRREDQALFGIVQGSLFPELRQGCLDRLVEMEFPGYALGGLSVGESPEQMYGIVSEFAPKLPADRPRYLMGVGRPVDLMRAIASGIDMFDCVLPTRNGRNAYAFTSVGPLRLRNEKYKQDYGPLDPACSCACCSNFSRAYIRHLFLVNEMLGPILLSLHNIAFFQNFMREIRGAICENKLMRLQDEVLRLWQGPDDAPAEEGLSESKR